One segment of Zhihengliuella halotolerans DNA contains the following:
- the infC gene encoding translation initiation factor IF-3, with amino-acid sequence MRLVGPNGEQVGVVPTEDALRLAGEADLDLVEVAPNAKPPVCKLMDFGKFKYEAAVKARESRKNQTNTVLKEVRFRLKIDTHDYETKTGHALRFLGAGDKVKAIIQFRGREQQRPELGIRLLNKFAEDVAEVGIVESTPRIDGRNMVMVIGPVKTKAEAKADARRAQKDQTRTRGNKQRVDTEGNEAELNQTLADNLSDEAKAKLEQAKGSED; translated from the coding sequence GTGCGGTTGGTTGGACCCAACGGCGAACAGGTCGGCGTTGTCCCGACCGAAGACGCCCTGCGTCTTGCAGGCGAAGCAGATCTGGACCTCGTAGAGGTTGCCCCGAATGCCAAGCCGCCGGTGTGCAAGTTGATGGACTTCGGCAAGTTCAAGTACGAGGCTGCGGTCAAGGCGCGCGAGTCCCGTAAGAACCAGACCAATACGGTTCTCAAGGAAGTTCGCTTCCGCCTGAAGATCGACACGCACGACTACGAGACCAAGACCGGTCACGCGCTCCGATTCCTCGGCGCGGGTGACAAGGTCAAGGCCATCATCCAGTTCCGCGGCCGTGAACAGCAACGTCCCGAGCTGGGTATCCGCCTCCTCAACAAGTTCGCTGAGGACGTGGCCGAGGTCGGTATCGTCGAATCGACCCCGCGCATCGACGGCCGCAACATGGTGATGGTCATCGGTCCGGTGAAGACGAAGGCGGAGGCGAAAGCCGACGCGCGTCGAGCCCAGAAGGACCAGACCCGCACGCGCGGCAACAAGCAGCGAGTCGACACCGAGGGTAACGAAGCTGAGCTCAACCAGACGCTCGCGGACAATCTGTCCGATGAGGCGAAGGCGAAGCTCGAGCAGGCCAAGGGCTCCGAAGACTAG
- a CDS encoding cation diffusion facilitator family transporter, giving the protein MAASGGTKAVVAALIANLTIAVFKFIGWALTQSSSMLAEAIHSVADSGNQVLLLVGGKAAKKQASPEHPFGYGRERYVYAFIVSIVLFTVGGLFALYEAWHKFQDPHGIEGRWWWVPVAVLVGAIIAESFSFRTAVIESNHVRGKKSWVQFVRRAKSPELPVILLEDLGALLGLVFALTGVVLTLLTGDGMWDAAGTACIGLLLVVIAVVLAIETRSLLLGESATKEHVAEIEAAITADGTRIVHLKTLHLGPEELLVAAKISVDRDATGEGIAAVIDGAEERIRAAVPIARVIYLEPDVPRSGHDDVERVAGTGTA; this is encoded by the coding sequence GTGGCAGCTTCCGGCGGAACCAAGGCGGTGGTCGCGGCGCTGATCGCGAACCTCACCATCGCGGTCTTCAAATTCATCGGCTGGGCGTTGACACAGTCGTCGTCGATGTTGGCCGAGGCCATCCACTCCGTGGCCGATTCGGGCAATCAGGTGCTGCTCCTCGTGGGTGGCAAGGCAGCCAAGAAGCAGGCCAGCCCGGAGCATCCGTTCGGCTACGGCCGTGAACGGTACGTCTACGCCTTCATCGTCTCGATTGTGCTCTTCACAGTCGGCGGGCTCTTCGCGCTCTACGAGGCGTGGCACAAGTTCCAGGACCCGCACGGCATCGAGGGACGCTGGTGGTGGGTGCCCGTGGCGGTCCTCGTCGGCGCGATCATCGCGGAGTCGTTCTCCTTCCGCACGGCCGTCATCGAGTCGAACCACGTGCGCGGCAAGAAGAGCTGGGTCCAGTTCGTCCGGCGCGCGAAGTCGCCGGAACTGCCGGTCATCCTCCTCGAAGATCTCGGAGCGCTGCTCGGGCTGGTCTTCGCCCTCACCGGCGTCGTGCTGACGCTGCTCACCGGTGACGGCATGTGGGACGCGGCCGGCACGGCGTGCATCGGGCTGCTGCTCGTCGTCATCGCGGTCGTCCTGGCCATCGAGACCCGTTCCCTCCTGCTGGGCGAGTCGGCGACGAAGGAGCACGTCGCCGAGATCGAGGCCGCCATCACCGCCGACGGCACCCGCATCGTCCACCTCAAGACCCTGCACCTGGGCCCGGAGGAGTTGCTCGTCGCCGCGAAGATCTCTGTCGATCGCGATGCGACGGGCGAGGGGATCGCCGCCGTCATCGACGGGGCGGAGGAGCGCATCCGCGCGGCCGTGCCGATCGCGCGGGTCATCTACCTCGAACCGGACGTTCCTCGCAGCGGACACGACGACGTCGAACGGGTCGCCGGGACGGGCACGGCGTGA
- the rplT gene encoding 50S ribosomal protein L20 — protein MARVKRAVNAHKKRRVVLERAKGYRGQRSRLYRKAKEQLLHSFVYSYGDRRKRKGDFRRLWIQRINAASRANGLTYNRLIQGLKAAEVEVDRRMLAELAVSDANAFATLVKVAKDALPADVNAPAAKTAAAPAAKAPKAAAKAAPAAEAPAADGAVKAVEGEEAPEGFVIKGNQSKKYHVPGSTWYDQTTPEWWFASIEAAKAAGFEPAGGEARQQIK, from the coding sequence GTGGCACGTGTGAAGCGGGCGGTCAACGCCCACAAGAAGCGCCGGGTCGTTCTCGAGCGCGCCAAGGGTTACCGCGGTCAGCGTTCGCGTCTCTACCGCAAGGCCAAGGAGCAGTTGCTCCACTCGTTCGTCTACAGCTACGGCGACCGTCGTAAGCGCAAGGGCGACTTCCGTCGCCTGTGGATCCAGCGCATCAACGCTGCTTCCCGTGCGAACGGACTGACCTACAACCGTCTGATCCAGGGCCTGAAGGCCGCTGAGGTCGAGGTCGACCGCCGCATGCTCGCCGAGCTGGCCGTCTCCGACGCCAACGCTTTCGCGACGCTGGTCAAGGTCGCCAAGGACGCGCTTCCGGCCGATGTGAACGCTCCGGCCGCCAAGACCGCAGCTGCCCCGGCCGCCAAGGCTCCGAAGGCCGCCGCCAAGGCCGCTCCGGCCGCCGAGGCCCCCGCCGCCGACGGCGCCGTCAAGGCCGTCGAGGGTGAAGAGGCCCCGGAGGGCTTCGTCATCAAGGGCAACCAGTCGAAGAAGTACCACGTCCCGGGCTCGACCTGGTACGACCAGACCACTCCTGAGTGGTGGTTCGCTTCGATCGAGGCCGCCAAGGCCGCCGGCTTCGAGCCGGCTGGTGGCGAGGCTCGCCAGCAGATCAAGTAG
- the rpmI gene encoding 50S ribosomal protein L35, with the protein MPKFKTHSGAKKRFKLTGSGKLKRQQANRRHYLEHKSSRLTRRLASDQLVAKADVKTIKRMLGL; encoded by the coding sequence ATGCCGAAGTTCAAGACTCACAGTGGCGCCAAGAAGCGTTTCAAGCTCACCGGTAGCGGCAAGCTCAAGCGCCAGCAGGCCAACCGCCGCCACTATCTGGAGCACAAGTCCTCGCGGCTGACCCGCCGTCTGGCGAGCGACCAGCTGGTTGCCAAGGCCGACGTCAAGACCATCAAGCGGATGCTGGGCCTCTAA
- a CDS encoding TrmH family RNA methyltransferase → MREAPTDQPIMANPRAERVRDVARLATRSGRNKSGLFLAEGPQAVREAIRLHAERIREGRDGIVQWIFASPVAAERHPELVAGVDGCEVRLAEPAVIAAMADTVTPQGIIAVCRQTIVSLPDIIAARPRLVAVLCRVQDPGNAGTILRAADAAGADAVVTTSGSVDLFNPKAVRSTVGSIFHLPLAVGVDFAELVEGLRAAGIGIIAADGYGDADLDELQDAAAAHRLHNRAGEQPLLGQPSAWLFGNEAAGLDESELAAADQRVAVPLYGVAESLNVGTAATVCLYASARAQKRNPALAD, encoded by the coding sequence ATGAGAGAAGCCCCCACGGATCAGCCGATCATGGCCAACCCGCGGGCCGAGCGCGTCAGGGACGTCGCCCGGCTCGCCACCCGCAGCGGTCGCAACAAGTCCGGACTCTTCCTCGCGGAGGGTCCCCAAGCCGTGCGCGAAGCGATCCGTCTTCACGCCGAGCGAATCCGGGAGGGGCGCGACGGCATCGTGCAGTGGATCTTTGCCAGTCCCGTTGCCGCCGAGCGGCACCCCGAGCTGGTCGCCGGGGTCGACGGTTGCGAGGTCCGGCTCGCCGAGCCGGCCGTCATCGCGGCGATGGCCGATACCGTGACACCGCAGGGGATCATCGCGGTGTGTCGCCAGACGATCGTCTCCCTGCCGGACATCATCGCGGCGCGCCCCCGGCTGGTCGCCGTGTTGTGCCGGGTCCAGGACCCGGGAAACGCTGGCACCATCCTGCGGGCTGCGGACGCGGCGGGGGCCGACGCCGTCGTTACGACGAGCGGAAGCGTCGACCTCTTCAACCCCAAGGCCGTGCGTTCAACGGTGGGGTCGATCTTCCACCTGCCGCTCGCCGTTGGGGTCGACTTCGCGGAACTCGTGGAGGGACTGCGGGCTGCGGGCATCGGGATCATTGCGGCCGACGGCTACGGAGACGCCGACCTCGACGAGCTGCAGGACGCGGCGGCGGCTCACCGGCTCCACAACAGGGCGGGGGAGCAACCGCTCCTCGGACAGCCGAGCGCATGGCTCTTCGGGAACGAGGCGGCCGGGCTCGACGAATCGGAGCTCGCAGCGGCGGACCAGCGCGTGGCGGTGCCGCTGTACGGGGTGGCCGAGTCGCTCAACGTCGGCACCGCCGCCACCGTCTGCCTGTACGCGTCGGCCCGCGCCCAAAAGCGAAATCCCGCACTGGCGGACTAA
- a CDS encoding Rv2578c family radical SAM protein, giving the protein MRWEAQLIRPPVGQPDAGTGRVSPKTRADGADKSVAPQAGAPHPHSAEPLLDLPGLMRSVRTPEFDGIVFHEVVAKSALNKVPSGSEMPFSWTINPYRGCTHACIYCFARKTHTYLDFDYGQDFDSQVVVKRNVAEVLRAELGRPRWKREHVALGTNTDPYQRAEGRYGLMPEIIRALADSGTPFSILTKGTLLARDADLLAWAAARVPVGVGLSIAMTNDALSESIEPGTPSPTARFRLLERLAASGIECSVMAMPILPWLSDSEEALSALFSRVRGAGATSLTAGPLHLRPGAREWYMAWLARNHPHLVPRYQDLYRRGAVASKEYRLWLGQQVGELRRGHGFEPDPWALRRPEHATSDAHAPHPPSGVEPAQGSLF; this is encoded by the coding sequence GTGAGATGGGAAGCTCAGCTGATCCGGCCCCCGGTCGGACAGCCGGATGCGGGCACCGGCCGGGTGTCCCCCAAGACCCGTGCTGACGGGGCGGACAAGTCCGTCGCGCCACAGGCCGGTGCCCCGCATCCGCACTCCGCTGAGCCCCTCCTCGACCTGCCGGGGCTGATGCGCTCGGTGCGCACGCCGGAGTTCGACGGCATCGTCTTCCACGAGGTCGTCGCCAAGAGCGCGCTGAACAAGGTTCCGTCCGGATCCGAGATGCCCTTCTCGTGGACGATCAACCCCTACCGCGGCTGCACCCACGCGTGCATCTACTGCTTCGCGCGCAAGACCCACACCTACCTGGACTTCGACTACGGTCAGGACTTCGATTCGCAAGTCGTCGTCAAGCGCAACGTCGCCGAAGTGCTGCGGGCGGAGCTGGGCCGGCCCCGGTGGAAGCGCGAGCACGTCGCCCTCGGGACCAATACCGACCCGTACCAGCGCGCCGAGGGGCGCTATGGGCTGATGCCGGAGATCATCCGCGCCCTCGCCGACTCCGGCACTCCGTTCTCGATCCTGACGAAGGGCACCCTGCTCGCTCGCGACGCCGACCTCCTGGCCTGGGCCGCCGCCCGCGTGCCGGTCGGCGTCGGCCTGTCGATCGCGATGACCAACGACGCGCTCAGCGAGAGCATCGAGCCGGGCACCCCCTCCCCCACGGCCCGGTTCCGCCTGCTCGAGCGGCTCGCCGCCTCCGGTATCGAATGCTCCGTGATGGCCATGCCGATCCTGCCGTGGCTCAGCGACTCCGAGGAAGCTCTGAGCGCGCTCTTCTCGCGGGTGCGCGGCGCGGGGGCGACCAGCCTGACCGCCGGCCCGCTGCACCTGCGCCCAGGGGCGCGGGAGTGGTACATGGCCTGGCTGGCTCGGAATCATCCGCACCTGGTGCCCAGGTATCAGGATCTCTACCGCCGCGGCGCGGTCGCGTCCAAGGAATATCGGCTGTGGCTCGGGCAGCAGGTCGGCGAGCTTCGCCGGGGGCACGGCTTCGAGCCGGATCCATGGGCGCTGCGCCGGCCCGAGCACGCCACGTCCGACGCCCACGCTCCGCACCCGCCGAGCGGCGTAGAGCCGGCCCAGGGCTCTCTCTTCTAG
- the priA gene encoding bifunctional 1-(5-phosphoribosyl)-5-((5-phosphoribosylamino)methylideneamino)imidazole-4-carboxamide isomerase/phosphoribosylanthranilate isomerase PriA, translating to MSTDILELLPAVDVADGQAVRLVQGEAGSETGYGDPLEAAMAWQEAGAEWIHLVDLDAAFGRGENTEILRRVADEMSIKVELSGGIRDNESLERALEFGATRVNLGTAALENPEWTAEVIARHGDQIAVGLDVRGTTLAARGWTKEGGNLWDVLARLEDAGCARYVVTDVTKDGTLRGPNVELLKELCGRTEKPVVASGGISSLDDLRVLRELVPLGVEGAIMGKALYAGKFTLPEALDVAGRR from the coding sequence ATGAGCACAGACATTCTCGAACTGCTTCCCGCTGTCGACGTCGCCGACGGTCAGGCCGTCCGCCTGGTCCAGGGTGAGGCGGGCAGCGAGACCGGCTACGGCGACCCGCTCGAAGCGGCGATGGCGTGGCAGGAAGCCGGCGCCGAGTGGATCCACCTCGTGGACCTGGACGCGGCATTCGGTCGGGGAGAGAACACGGAGATCCTCCGTCGCGTGGCCGATGAAATGTCGATCAAGGTCGAGCTTTCGGGCGGAATTCGCGACAACGAGTCACTCGAGCGCGCGCTGGAGTTCGGTGCCACCCGCGTGAATCTCGGCACGGCTGCACTGGAGAACCCGGAGTGGACGGCCGAGGTGATCGCCCGCCATGGGGACCAGATCGCCGTCGGGCTCGACGTGCGCGGCACGACCCTCGCCGCGCGCGGATGGACGAAGGAGGGCGGCAATCTCTGGGACGTGCTCGCACGCCTGGAGGACGCCGGGTGCGCCCGCTACGTCGTGACTGACGTGACGAAGGACGGGACGCTCCGGGGCCCCAACGTCGAGCTGCTCAAGGAGCTGTGCGGTCGCACGGAGAAGCCCGTCGTCGCCTCCGGCGGCATCTCCAGCCTCGACGACCTCCGGGTGCTGCGCGAGCTCGTGCCGCTCGGCGTTGAGGGAGCGATCATGGGCAAGGCCCTCTATGCCGGCAAGTTCACACTGCCAGAGGCCCTCGACGTCGCCGGCCGCCGCTAG
- the pheS gene encoding phenylalanine--tRNA ligase subunit alpha: MSDATSALSDAPETELGVNEPETPAVPHPTDEAAVSAAVEAALAAFAAAGDLAELKVARLAHTSDKSPLALANRQIGQLDKTEKAAAGKIVGAARGRVNKALAARTAVLEEEEAARILVEETVDVTAAPRRRRIGARHPLSILQDRVSDVFVGMGWEIAEGPEVESEWFNFDALNFKPDHPAREMQDTFFVEPAEAHLVLRTHTSPVQVRSLLERDLPVYVLCPGRTFRTDELDATHTPVFHQFEGLAVDKGLTMADLRGTLEHFARQMFGAEAQIRLRPNFFPFTEPSAELDIWHPGAKGGPSWIEWGGCGMINPNVLRAAGIDPEEYSGFAFGMGVERTLMFRNDVDDMRDMIEGDVRFSQHFGMEI; this comes from the coding sequence ATGTCTGACGCAACGTCGGCGCTGTCCGACGCCCCAGAGACCGAGCTAGGCGTGAACGAGCCGGAGACTCCGGCCGTCCCGCACCCCACCGACGAGGCCGCCGTGTCGGCCGCCGTCGAGGCCGCCCTCGCCGCCTTCGCCGCCGCCGGCGATCTGGCTGAGCTCAAGGTCGCCCGCCTGGCCCACACGAGCGACAAGTCCCCGCTGGCCCTGGCCAATCGGCAGATCGGGCAGCTCGACAAGACCGAGAAGGCGGCCGCCGGCAAGATCGTCGGCGCAGCCCGCGGTCGTGTGAACAAGGCGCTCGCCGCGCGCACGGCCGTACTCGAGGAGGAGGAGGCCGCCCGCATCCTCGTTGAGGAGACCGTCGACGTCACGGCCGCACCGCGCCGCCGTCGCATCGGCGCCCGCCACCCGCTCTCGATCCTGCAGGACCGGGTCTCCGACGTGTTCGTCGGCATGGGTTGGGAGATCGCCGAGGGTCCAGAAGTCGAGTCCGAGTGGTTCAACTTCGACGCTTTGAACTTCAAACCGGACCACCCGGCCCGCGAAATGCAGGACACGTTCTTCGTCGAGCCGGCGGAGGCGCACCTGGTCCTGCGCACCCACACGTCACCCGTCCAGGTGCGCTCCCTGCTCGAGCGCGATCTGCCGGTCTACGTGCTGTGCCCGGGCCGGACGTTCCGTACCGACGAGCTGGACGCGACCCACACGCCCGTGTTCCACCAGTTCGAAGGACTCGCCGTCGACAAGGGCCTGACCATGGCCGATCTGCGCGGCACGCTCGAACACTTCGCACGGCAGATGTTCGGGGCCGAGGCCCAGATCCGCCTGCGCCCGAATTTCTTCCCGTTCACCGAGCCGAGCGCCGAACTGGACATCTGGCACCCGGGTGCCAAGGGCGGCCCGAGCTGGATCGAGTGGGGTGGCTGCGGCATGATCAACCCGAACGTGCTGCGCGCCGCCGGCATCGACCCGGAGGAGTACTCCGGCTTCGCATTCGGCATGGGTGTCGAACGCACCCTGATGTTCCGCAACGACGTCGACGACATGCGCGACATGATCGAAGGCGACGTCCGCTTCAGCCAGCACTTCGGGATGGAGATCTAA
- the hisH gene encoding imidazole glycerol phosphate synthase subunit HisH, which translates to MAAPKVTVLDYGSGNVRSAVRALERVGAQVTLTRDPKLVAEADGLVVPGVGAFAAVMAALKDVGAVQQIGRRVAGGRPVLGICVGHQVFFEEGVEHGVRTQGIGEWPGTVERLDAPVVPHMGWNTVDAAEGSVLFEGLRDERFYFVHSYGVQKWEFEVLQPRMKPPMVTWSTHGKPFIAAVENGPLSALQFHPEKSGDAGAQLLRNWLGTL; encoded by the coding sequence ATGGCGGCGCCGAAGGTCACCGTCCTCGACTACGGATCAGGCAACGTCCGCTCAGCCGTGCGCGCTCTGGAGCGGGTCGGAGCGCAGGTCACGCTGACACGCGACCCCAAGCTGGTGGCCGAGGCAGATGGTCTCGTCGTGCCGGGCGTCGGCGCTTTCGCCGCCGTGATGGCGGCGTTGAAGGACGTCGGCGCGGTCCAGCAGATCGGACGGCGTGTCGCGGGCGGACGGCCCGTACTGGGCATCTGCGTCGGGCACCAGGTCTTTTTCGAAGAGGGGGTCGAACACGGCGTCCGCACCCAGGGCATCGGGGAGTGGCCGGGCACCGTCGAACGACTCGACGCGCCGGTGGTGCCGCACATGGGGTGGAACACGGTCGACGCTGCCGAGGGCAGCGTCCTCTTCGAGGGGCTGCGCGACGAGCGCTTCTACTTTGTGCACTCGTACGGGGTGCAGAAGTGGGAGTTCGAGGTGCTGCAGCCGCGGATGAAGCCGCCGATGGTCACCTGGTCGACGCACGGCAAGCCCTTCATTGCCGCCGTCGAGAACGGGCCCCTCTCCGCCCTGCAATTCCACCCCGAGAAATCCGGCGACGCCGGAGCCCAACTCCTCCGCAACTGGCTGGGCACTCTCTGA
- the hisB gene encoding imidazoleglycerol-phosphate dehydratase HisB: MPAELLSGRRARMERKTSESSVSVELDLDGTGVAKINTTVPFYDHMLTALARHSMIDITVEAFGDTHIDVHHTVEDVAITLGEVLRVALGNKAGIRRFGQATVPLDEALAHAVVDVSGRPYLVHDGEPAGQEYHLIGGHFTGSLTRHVFEALTLHAQICLHMRVLGGRDPHHIVEAQFKALARALREAVEPDARLGGEIPSTKGAL; this comes from the coding sequence ATGCCCGCAGAACTGCTTTCGGGTCGTCGTGCCCGTATGGAACGGAAGACCAGCGAGTCCTCCGTCTCCGTCGAACTCGACCTCGACGGCACCGGAGTCGCGAAGATCAACACGACGGTGCCGTTCTACGACCACATGCTGACCGCACTCGCGCGCCACTCGATGATCGATATCACCGTCGAGGCCTTCGGCGACACGCACATCGACGTCCACCACACTGTCGAGGACGTGGCCATCACCCTCGGCGAGGTCCTCCGCGTCGCGCTCGGTAACAAGGCCGGAATCCGGCGGTTCGGGCAGGCCACCGTCCCCCTTGACGAGGCCCTGGCCCACGCCGTCGTCGATGTGTCCGGCCGTCCCTACCTCGTCCACGACGGAGAGCCGGCCGGTCAGGAATACCATCTGATCGGAGGCCACTTCACGGGCTCGCTCACGCGTCACGTCTTCGAGGCCCTGACGCTGCACGCCCAGATCTGCCTGCACATGCGCGTTCTCGGCGGACGGGACCCCCATCACATCGTCGAGGCGCAGTTCAAGGCGCTGGCCCGTGCCCTGCGCGAGGCCGTCGAGCCAGATGCTCGCCTGGGCGGGGAGATCCCCTCCACGAAGGGCGCGCTCTAG
- a CDS encoding SseB family protein has translation MTHDDAADRPQPASPEAHGSGAGGARDLPGHIAAALQRAGGAADSAGQSWEGRDLSGEGNPLHDFDQDDGLADPGFTAALDRLRRKSGSEEDVVAALATARVFVPVVAALAEGGLGEHGFTEDKEADMALVTIKAPDGRSALPIFTSVAALQGWHPEARPVAVYAPRAALSAVQEDSQLLVVDPGAETTFVVRRPAMWALAQQRPWTPSYRDESLVELLRELSVGEPIVRRLALSAGSGVACRDRAGGVVPGGGHGPELRLTITFARETDPAQAQAAVGRLQKTLSTTKEFAEAVDSLEMRLASEA, from the coding sequence ATGACGCACGACGACGCGGCCGACCGCCCGCAGCCGGCGTCACCGGAGGCCCACGGCAGTGGGGCCGGTGGCGCCAGAGACTTGCCGGGGCACATCGCCGCCGCACTTCAGCGGGCCGGTGGTGCGGCCGATTCCGCAGGACAGTCGTGGGAGGGGCGCGACCTCTCGGGCGAGGGGAACCCGCTGCACGATTTCGACCAGGACGATGGTCTCGCAGATCCCGGATTCACGGCGGCTCTTGACAGGCTCCGCCGCAAAAGCGGCTCGGAGGAGGACGTCGTCGCTGCGCTCGCGACGGCGCGCGTCTTCGTGCCCGTGGTTGCCGCGCTGGCCGAGGGCGGCCTCGGCGAGCACGGCTTCACGGAGGACAAGGAAGCCGACATGGCTCTGGTCACCATCAAGGCACCCGACGGACGCAGCGCCCTGCCGATCTTCACCTCCGTGGCGGCTTTGCAGGGGTGGCATCCGGAGGCCCGCCCGGTTGCGGTCTACGCTCCGCGTGCTGCCCTGTCGGCGGTGCAGGAGGATTCGCAGTTGCTCGTGGTCGATCCCGGGGCGGAAACGACTTTCGTCGTTCGACGGCCCGCGATGTGGGCGCTCGCGCAGCAGCGCCCCTGGACGCCCAGTTACCGGGACGAGTCCCTTGTCGAGCTGCTCAGGGAGCTCTCGGTTGGCGAGCCGATCGTGCGCCGGCTGGCGTTGTCCGCCGGCAGCGGCGTCGCGTGCCGAGACCGGGCCGGCGGCGTCGTGCCGGGCGGGGGGCACGGGCCGGAACTGCGGCTCACCATCACGTTCGCTCGCGAGACCGACCCTGCGCAGGCCCAGGCCGCCGTCGGACGACTGCAGAAAACGCTGTCCACGACCAAGGAGTTCGCGGAGGCCGTCGACTCCCTGGAGATGCGGTTGGCTTCCGAAGCGTAG
- a CDS encoding pyroglutamyl-peptidase I, whose translation MILLTGFEPFGGAAENPSIDAARLAARELRDAGGDAVAVELPCVFGRGPGTAGGALAAALSEHRPDVVVAAGLAGNRGRLSLERVAINLVDARIPDNAGGQPVDAPVRAQAPAAYFTSLPVKRARARLEAAGLEAEISQTAGTYVCNAVFFELMHLLAGSPGVRAGFVHVPPSGGQWTVPRIGAGLAVVARCAAEAGGGHDDAVTAGAES comes from the coding sequence ATGATCCTTCTGACAGGCTTCGAACCCTTCGGCGGCGCCGCTGAGAATCCCTCGATCGACGCGGCCCGGCTCGCTGCGCGCGAGCTCCGCGACGCCGGTGGGGATGCCGTCGCCGTCGAGCTGCCGTGCGTGTTCGGCCGCGGTCCCGGCACGGCCGGGGGAGCGCTGGCGGCCGCGCTGTCGGAGCATCGCCCCGACGTCGTCGTCGCCGCAGGGCTGGCCGGGAACCGCGGCCGCCTCTCGCTCGAGCGAGTCGCCATCAACCTGGTGGACGCGCGGATCCCCGACAACGCGGGAGGGCAGCCGGTCGACGCCCCCGTGCGCGCGCAGGCCCCCGCCGCCTATTTCACGAGTCTGCCGGTCAAGCGCGCGCGGGCCCGGCTCGAGGCGGCCGGGCTGGAGGCGGAGATCTCACAGACCGCCGGCACGTACGTGTGCAACGCCGTCTTCTTTGAACTGATGCACCTGCTCGCCGGATCTCCCGGGGTCCGCGCGGGATTCGTGCACGTCCCTCCGTCCGGCGGGCAGTGGACGGTGCCGCGCATCGGGGCCGGGCTTGCCGTCGTCGCGCGCTGCGCCGCCGAGGCGGGCGGTGGCCACGACGACGCCGTCACCGCGGGCGCCGAGTCCTAG
- a CDS encoding DUF1844 domain-containing protein, translating into MSTSETNPAAESQHYSMTEETAVRDIAEVPAVEVITTAAVHLMSAAAVKCGLAAGPDAEELKDLDEARKLITALAGLITAGAPEIGSQHAAPLRDGLRSLQLAFREASIIQDAPGKGPGEKFTGPVS; encoded by the coding sequence ATGAGCACCTCCGAAACCAATCCGGCAGCCGAGTCGCAGCACTACTCCATGACGGAGGAGACCGCGGTCCGCGATATCGCCGAAGTCCCCGCCGTCGAGGTCATCACGACGGCGGCTGTCCACCTCATGAGTGCCGCCGCCGTGAAGTGCGGCCTCGCCGCGGGCCCCGACGCCGAGGAACTGAAGGATCTGGACGAAGCCCGCAAGCTGATCACCGCACTGGCGGGCCTGATCACGGCCGGCGCGCCAGAGATCGGCAGCCAGCACGCGGCCCCGTTGCGCGATGGCCTGCGTTCCCTGCAGCTCGCCTTCCGTGAGGCGTCGATCATCCAGGACGCTCCGGGCAAGGGCCCGGGCGAGAAGTTCACCGGCCCGGTCTCGTAG
- a CDS encoding NUDIX domain-containing protein — MSAPERGLIQIVGAAIVDDLERPRQLLAARRTRPAQFARLWEFPGGKVDPGEGCEAALLRELDEELGVKATLGAEVPGETSQGWKLAGPAAMRVWFARIDRGFPLPIEDHDLLRWVPLDGAAGALEWIPADLPIVEAVSSAARY; from the coding sequence GTGAGCGCGCCCGAGCGCGGACTGATTCAGATCGTCGGCGCGGCGATCGTCGACGATCTTGAACGCCCGCGCCAGCTGCTGGCCGCTCGGCGGACCAGGCCCGCCCAGTTCGCCCGACTGTGGGAATTCCCCGGCGGCAAGGTGGATCCAGGGGAGGGATGCGAGGCGGCACTCCTGCGGGAGCTCGACGAGGAACTGGGCGTGAAGGCCACCCTCGGGGCCGAGGTTCCAGGGGAGACGAGCCAGGGCTGGAAGCTCGCCGGCCCCGCCGCGATGCGGGTCTGGTTCGCCCGCATCGACCGCGGATTCCCGCTGCCGATCGAGGACCACGACCTGCTGCGCTGGGTGCCCCTCGACGGGGCGGCCGGGGCGCTCGAATGGATTCCGGCCGACCTGCCGATCGTCGAGGCGGTCTCCAGCGCCGCTAGATACTAG